In a genomic window of Pseudomonas oryzihabitans:
- a CDS encoding PilZ domain-containing protein has protein sequence MTQNRRIERHQLPYYLKVFNRFTDKPMGYIGNISREGLLMISQLPMLVNARFELRLKIPGQDGQLHFIDFDARCQWSHEDVTPGNYDSGFSVVEPPVEFAELIGVLQHYFTFGKLSQSAI, from the coding sequence ATGACTCAGAATCGTCGTATCGAGCGCCACCAGCTGCCTTACTACCTGAAGGTATTCAACCGCTTCACCGACAAGCCCATGGGCTACATCGGCAACATTTCCCGCGAGGGACTGCTGATGATCAGCCAATTGCCCATGCTGGTGAATGCGCGTTTCGAGCTGCGGTTGAAGATTCCAGGGCAGGATGGCCAGTTGCACTTCATCGATTTCGATGCTCGCTGCCAGTGGAGTCACGAAGACGTGACACCGGGCAACTACGACTCCGGTTTCAGCGTCGTCGAGCCACCGGTCGAATTCGCCGAGTTGATCGGCGTCCTGCAGCACTATTTCACCTTCGGCAAACTGTCTCAGTCAGCGATCTGA
- a CDS encoding tetratricopeptide repeat protein — protein sequence MRPYLYLCLLVGLTGCTSVSMNSYLDAAYKSYAEGDCTNALLEISQAERKGRARPWLQPEFSMLRGQCLEQQQLYADAAQTYRFIQARYPGSEYAYRAQARLDTLRQMGLDGGMAVATPQPVRKLPQR from the coding sequence ATGCGCCCTTATCTCTACCTGTGCCTGCTCGTCGGCCTGACCGGCTGTACCAGCGTTTCGATGAATTCCTATCTCGACGCCGCCTATAAATCCTATGCCGAGGGTGATTGTACCAACGCCCTGCTGGAGATCTCCCAGGCCGAGCGCAAGGGACGGGCGCGGCCCTGGCTGCAGCCGGAGTTCTCCATGCTGCGCGGCCAATGCCTGGAGCAGCAGCAGCTGTACGCGGACGCCGCCCAGACCTATCGTTTCATCCAGGCCCGTTATCCGGGCAGTGAATATGCCTATCGAGCCCAGGCTCGACTGGACACCCTGCGCCAAATGGGGCTAGATGGCGGAATGGCCGTTGCGACGCCCCAACCGGTGCGAAAACTACCGCAGCGCTGA
- the pyk gene encoding pyruvate kinase produces MIYRRTKIVATLGPASNSPEVLEQLIIAGIDVARLNFSHGTPDEHRARGQLVRDLAAKHGRHVALLGDLQGPKIRIAKFVNKRIELKVGDPFRLSIAHPRTEGTEEVVGIDYPGLVADCRVGDELLLDDGRVVLRVEGVTASELHCTTLIGGPLSDHKGINRRGGGLTAPALTDKDREDIKLAASMEVDYLAVSFPRDAEDMNEARRLMEAAGGKSWLVAKIERAEAVANDEALDGLIQASDAVMVARGDLGVEIGDAELVGIQKRIISHARRLNKAVITATQMMESMISSPMPTRAEVSDVANAVLDNTDAVMLSAESAAGQYPVEAVKAMARVCVGAEKQPTSKLSSHRLGQTFTRWDESIALASIYVANHFPGVKAIISLTDTGYTPLIMSRLRSSVPIFSFASSRATQARTALFRNVHTIPFDPTTMPANKVSQAAVDELLKRGIVEHGDWVILTKGDSYTKRDGTNTMKMYRVGDLLV; encoded by the coding sequence ATGATTTATCGCCGTACCAAGATCGTCGCCACCCTAGGCCCGGCCAGCAATTCTCCGGAAGTCCTCGAGCAGCTCATCATCGCCGGTATCGACGTCGCCCGGCTGAACTTCTCGCATGGCACGCCCGACGAGCACCGGGCCCGTGGTCAGCTGGTACGGGATCTCGCCGCCAAGCACGGCCGCCACGTCGCCCTGCTCGGCGACCTTCAGGGTCCGAAGATCCGCATCGCCAAGTTCGTCAACAAGCGTATCGAACTCAAGGTCGGCGATCCCTTCCGCCTGTCCATCGCCCATCCGCGCACCGAAGGCACCGAGGAAGTGGTCGGCATCGACTATCCGGGCCTGGTCGCCGACTGCCGCGTGGGTGACGAACTGCTGCTGGACGACGGCCGCGTCGTGCTGCGTGTGGAAGGCGTGACCGCCAGTGAACTGCACTGCACCACCCTGATCGGCGGTCCGCTGTCCGACCACAAGGGTATCAACCGTCGTGGCGGCGGTCTCACCGCGCCGGCGCTGACCGACAAGGACCGCGAAGACATCAAGCTGGCCGCCTCCATGGAGGTCGACTACCTGGCCGTGTCCTTCCCGCGTGATGCCGAAGACATGAACGAAGCCCGGCGCCTGATGGAAGCGGCGGGCGGCAAGTCCTGGCTGGTGGCCAAGATCGAGCGCGCCGAAGCCGTGGCCAACGACGAAGCCCTGGACGGCCTGATCCAGGCCAGCGATGCCGTCATGGTGGCCCGTGGCGACCTCGGCGTGGAAATCGGCGACGCCGAGCTGGTGGGCATCCAGAAGCGCATCATTTCCCACGCGCGCCGCCTCAACAAGGCGGTGATCACCGCGACCCAGATGATGGAGTCGATGATCAGCAGCCCCATGCCGACCCGTGCGGAAGTCTCCGACGTGGCCAACGCCGTGCTGGACAACACCGACGCCGTGATGCTCTCCGCCGAGAGCGCCGCCGGCCAGTACCCGGTCGAGGCGGTCAAGGCCATGGCCCGCGTCTGCGTCGGCGCCGAAAAGCAGCCCACCAGCAAGCTGTCCAGCCATCGCCTGGGCCAGACCTTCACCCGTTGGGACGAGAGTATCGCCCTGGCCTCCATCTACGTGGCCAACCACTTCCCCGGCGTGAAGGCCATCATCAGCCTGACCGACACCGGATACACCCCGCTGATCATGTCGCGCCTGCGCTCCTCGGTACCGATCTTCTCCTTCGCCTCCAGCCGCGCCACCCAGGCGCGCACCGCGCTGTTCCGCAACGTGCACACCATTCCCTTCGACCCGACCACCATGCCGGCGAACAAGGTGAGCCAGGCAGCGGTGGACGAGCTGCTCAAGCGCGGTATCGTCGAGCACGGTGACTGGGTCATCCTGACCAAGGGCGACAGCTACACCAAGCGTGATGGCACCAACACCATGAAGATGTACCGCGTGGGCGACCTGCTGGTCTGA
- a CDS encoding DEAD/DEAH box helicase — protein MALRFERLKWQDWKGTFTERNYERGRRLALDGLVRIHSAANGQLYAECSSPAGPAYRQAISLRPGETAWRVHARCTCPVGRNCKHAAAALIELERLQRAETELPTAPVVSPELPQPVLTLGSHTQIDYDRHIGKMRPTVRHRAALAFLYGKRRLFGPPPRHPDGDYPARQLQAEQRWRQMLLDFGLRLATRRSAALPEECGEMFELPDDPAWLRFVQQGLPTLRDAGWQIDAQPEFTFDLTPVEGWYGQLEEVEDKGSASGLFDVELGIRLGQRRVSLIPLLIEAIRREPSQYEPTMLAKRADDEPVLLRIDPPRLAGQHGRAQRVAVPLGRLKPILQILGELYATTGLAQDRALRLPRLDAARLAELDERLPLEWEGGERLRSFAERLRSYAAEPVVLPDTLHAELRPYQREGVAWLQALRELEVGGILADDMGLGKTLQTLAHILVEQAAGRLTAPALIVMPTSLIPNWQDEIARFAPGLRVLTLQGSARSSRFERIPEHDVVLTTYALLPRDAERLADYDFHLQVLDEAQSIKNAATKAAQAARHLRARHRLCLTGTPLENHLGELWSQFHFLMPGWLGDEKSFKQHYRIPVEREGDVQRLAALKARVRPFMLRRTKQRVASELPPKTEIVQLVELSTAQRERYETLRLLLDERVRAEIARQGIGRSQLLILDALLRLRQVCCDLRLVPSEDDTVAKPSAKLAALNERLDALLPGGSRVLVFSQFTSMLDLIAADLDQRGIEYVTLTGETRDRRTPVQRFQNGEVPVFLLSLKAGGSGLNLTAADTVIHFDPWWNPAAEQQASDRAYRIGQDRPVFVYKLIARGTLEERIQQLQQEKARLSAGILSENAGDWRLTESDLAQLLAPLDR, from the coding sequence ATGGCGTTACGTTTCGAACGGCTCAAGTGGCAGGACTGGAAAGGCACCTTCACGGAGCGCAACTACGAGCGCGGCCGGCGGCTGGCGCTCGATGGCTTGGTGCGCATCCACTCGGCGGCCAATGGCCAGCTCTATGCCGAATGCAGCAGCCCGGCCGGCCCCGCCTATCGCCAGGCGATCAGCCTGCGCCCGGGCGAAACCGCCTGGCGCGTCCATGCCCGCTGTACCTGCCCGGTCGGCCGCAATTGCAAGCATGCCGCCGCCGCGCTCATCGAACTCGAACGCCTGCAACGCGCTGAGACCGAACTGCCCACCGCACCCGTCGTCAGCCCGGAGTTGCCGCAACCGGTCCTGACCCTCGGCAGCCATACCCAAATCGACTACGACCGCCACATCGGCAAGATGAGACCCACCGTCCGCCATCGCGCCGCCTTGGCTTTTCTGTACGGCAAGCGCCGCCTCTTCGGCCCACCACCCCGGCACCCGGACGGCGACTATCCCGCCCGGCAATTGCAGGCCGAACAACGCTGGCGGCAGATGCTGCTCGATTTCGGCCTACGCCTGGCCACCCGGCGCAGCGCCGCCTTGCCGGAAGAATGCGGCGAGATGTTCGAGCTGCCCGACGATCCCGCCTGGCTCAGATTCGTCCAGCAAGGACTGCCGACCCTGCGCGACGCCGGCTGGCAGATCGACGCCCAACCCGAGTTCACCTTCGACCTGACTCCGGTCGAAGGCTGGTACGGTCAACTCGAAGAAGTCGAGGACAAGGGTAGCGCCAGCGGCCTCTTCGACGTCGAGCTGGGTATCCGCCTGGGTCAGCGCCGCGTCAGTCTAATCCCCTTGCTGATCGAAGCCATCCGCCGCGAGCCCTCCCAATACGAGCCTACGATGCTGGCCAAGCGCGCCGACGACGAACCCGTGCTGCTGCGCATCGATCCGCCACGCCTGGCGGGCCAGCATGGCCGCGCGCAAAGGGTCGCCGTGCCCCTGGGTCGTTTGAAGCCGATCCTGCAGATACTGGGCGAACTCTATGCGACGACCGGCCTCGCCCAGGATCGTGCCCTACGCCTGCCCCGACTCGATGCCGCGCGCCTGGCGGAGCTGGACGAGCGCCTGCCGCTGGAATGGGAAGGCGGTGAGCGGCTCAGGAGTTTCGCCGAGCGCCTGCGCAGCTACGCGGCCGAACCGGTGGTATTGCCGGATACCCTGCACGCCGAACTGCGCCCCTACCAACGCGAAGGCGTGGCCTGGCTGCAGGCCCTGCGTGAGCTGGAGGTCGGCGGCATCCTCGCCGACGACATGGGCCTGGGCAAGACCCTGCAGACCCTGGCGCACATCCTCGTCGAGCAGGCAGCCGGGCGCCTGACCGCCCCGGCGCTGATCGTCATGCCGACCAGCCTGATTCCCAACTGGCAGGACGAGATCGCCCGCTTCGCCCCTGGCCTGCGCGTCCTCACCCTCCAGGGCAGTGCGCGCAGCAGTCGCTTCGAGCGCATTCCCGAACACGACGTGGTGCTCACCACCTATGCCCTGCTGCCCAGGGACGCGGAGCGCCTGGCCGACTACGACTTCCACCTGCAGGTACTGGACGAAGCCCAGTCGATCAAGAACGCCGCCACCAAGGCCGCCCAGGCGGCGCGTCATCTGCGCGCTCGCCATCGCCTCTGCCTGACCGGTACGCCGCTGGAAAACCACCTGGGCGAACTCTGGTCGCAATTCCACTTCCTCATGCCGGGCTGGCTGGGCGACGAGAAAAGCTTCAAGCAGCACTATCGTATCCCCGTCGAGCGCGAGGGTGATGTCCAGCGCCTGGCGGCGCTCAAGGCGCGGGTACGCCCCTTCATGCTGCGCCGCACCAAGCAACGGGTCGCCAGCGAATTGCCGCCCAAGACCGAGATCGTCCAGTTGGTCGAACTCAGCACGGCGCAGCGCGAACGCTACGAAACCCTGCGCCTGCTACTGGACGAGCGGGTTCGGGCGGAGATCGCTCGCCAGGGCATTGGCCGCAGCCAGTTGCTGATCCTCGATGCCCTGCTGCGCCTGCGCCAGGTCTGTTGCGATCTGCGCCTGGTGCCCAGTGAAGACGACACCGTGGCCAAGCCCTCGGCGAAACTGGCCGCGCTGAACGAAAGACTCGACGCCCTGCTGCCAGGCGGCAGCCGGGTACTGGTGTTCTCCCAGTTCACCAGCATGCTCGACCTGATCGCGGCGGACCTCGATCAGCGTGGCATCGAGTACGTCACCCTCACCGGCGAGACGCGCGACCGCCGCACCCCGGTGCAGCGTTTCCAGAACGGCGAGGTACCGGTGTTCCTGCTCAGCCTCAAGGCCGGCGGCAGCGGCCTCAACCTGACCGCCGCGGACACCGTGATCCACTTCGACCCCTGGTGGAATCCCGCCGCCGAACAACAGGCCAGCGACCGCGCCTACCGCATCGGCCAGGATCGTCCGGTGTTCGTCTACAAGCTGATCGCCCGAGGCACCCTGGAAGAGCGCATCCAGCAACTCCAGCAGGAAAAGGCCCGGTTGAGCGCTGGCATCCTCAGCGAGAACGCCGGCGATTGGCGCCTGACCGAAAGCGACCTGGCCCAGCTGCTGGCGCCCCTGGATCGTTAG
- a CDS encoding phosphate-starvation-inducible protein PsiE, producing MKWADGSRKRMHDGANSLGNLMVEGFHYCGLFAIGAATAWASVMAFMEMFDKGQASIDDILLLFIYLELGAMVGIYFKTNHLPIRFLLYIAITALTRYLIGDVSHHRPPDVGLLYLCGGIFLLSLSVLAVRVASNKFPSSKAIDATGDVVGDSAGEK from the coding sequence ATGAAGTGGGCAGATGGCAGTCGCAAACGAATGCATGATGGCGCGAATTCGCTCGGCAACCTGATGGTGGAAGGTTTCCACTATTGCGGTTTGTTCGCCATCGGCGCGGCCACGGCCTGGGCCTCGGTGATGGCCTTCATGGAGATGTTCGACAAAGGCCAGGCGAGTATCGATGACATTCTCCTGCTCTTCATCTATCTGGAGCTGGGTGCCATGGTCGGCATCTACTTCAAGACCAACCACCTGCCGATCCGGTTTTTGCTCTATATCGCCATTACCGCGCTGACCCGCTATCTGATCGGTGATGTATCGCATCACCGGCCACCGGACGTCGGCCTATTGTATCTCTGTGGTGGGATCTTTCTGCTGTCGCTCTCGGTGCTGGCGGTCAGGGTTGCCTCGAACAAATTTCCCTCCAGCAAGGCGATCGATGCGACGGGAGATGTCGTAGGGGATAGCGCGGGAGAAAAATAG
- a CDS encoding SirB1 family protein: MEPRLACLACLDRPDPRLLEAALWIAAEHHRDIDPPALLHSLDDLALRLHATLDGDASHSERAQQLLRQLCEAGFRAAEWPLRPSAALLDEVLERRRGQPLSIALVALELARRLELDLQGIGFPGHFLLRVPGADHLLEPFGGRRLYMNDCRQLLVDQFGPTARLQATHLAPLAPRQMMQRLSRNLRELHRQSDQPLAALKDAQRVIELGAVAVADHLARADLYRQLECPQAERYDLQHALLLSEDDAERDQLRRRLERLGTPATTLH; encoded by the coding sequence GTGGAGCCGCGTCTCGCCTGCCTCGCCTGCCTGGACCGGCCCGATCCCCGGCTGCTGGAAGCCGCCCTCTGGATCGCTGCCGAACATCATCGCGACATCGATCCTCCCGCCCTGCTGCACTCGCTGGACGATCTGGCGCTGCGCTTGCACGCCACCCTGGACGGCGACGCCAGCCATTCGGAGCGTGCCCAACAATTGTTACGGCAGTTGTGCGAGGCCGGCTTTCGTGCCGCCGAATGGCCGCTGCGCCCCAGCGCCGCCTTGCTCGATGAGGTCCTGGAGCGCCGGCGTGGCCAACCCCTGTCCATCGCCCTGGTGGCGCTGGAACTCGCCCGACGGCTGGAGCTGGATCTGCAGGGCATAGGCTTTCCCGGTCATTTCCTGCTACGCGTCCCCGGCGCCGATCATCTGCTGGAACCCTTCGGCGGGCGACGGCTGTACATGAACGATTGCCGCCAGCTCCTGGTGGATCAATTCGGCCCCACGGCGCGCTTGCAAGCCACGCACCTGGCCCCGCTCGCCCCGCGGCAAATGATGCAGCGTCTCTCGCGCAACCTGCGCGAATTGCATCGCCAGAGCGACCAGCCCCTGGCCGCGCTCAAGGACGCCCAGCGCGTCATCGAGCTCGGGGCGGTGGCTGTCGCCGATCACCTGGCCCGTGCCGATCTCTATCGCCAGCTAGAGTGTCCCCAGGCCGAACGCTACGACCTGCAGCACGCCCTACTACTCAGTGAGGACGACGCCGAGCGCGACCAGCTGCGGCGGCGCCTGGAGCGTCTCGGCACGCCTGCCACCACGCTGCACTAG
- a CDS encoding LrgB family protein, producing MLDLPGLFWLLLTVAGYVVSRLLYARLRWYLVSPIIFVTVLLYATTLWQQVSYAQYAHYSRWLIMLLGPATVAFAVPIWQQRRLLARYWQALLAGLVVGSGVAIGSSWLLARLFLLDDRVLLSMLPRSISTPFAMPMSANVGGVPELTAAFVMITGLGGAILGSLLIKLLPLKSALARGALFGMGAHGVGTSKAYEVGLEEGTVAGLVMVLAGLSNLLGAQLVLWLLRG from the coding sequence ATGCTTGATCTGCCCGGACTCTTCTGGCTGTTGCTGACGGTGGCCGGCTACGTGGTGAGTCGCCTGCTCTATGCCCGACTGCGTTGGTACTTGGTCAGTCCGATCATCTTCGTCACGGTGCTGCTCTATGCCACGACCCTCTGGCAGCAGGTGAGCTATGCGCAATACGCCCACTACAGCCGCTGGCTGATCATGCTGCTGGGGCCGGCGACGGTGGCCTTCGCCGTGCCCATCTGGCAACAGCGCCGGCTCCTGGCGCGCTACTGGCAGGCCTTGCTGGCAGGGCTGGTTGTTGGCAGTGGTGTCGCCATCGGCAGTTCCTGGTTGCTGGCCCGGCTGTTCTTGCTCGATGACCGGGTGCTGCTGTCCATGTTGCCGCGCTCCATCAGCACGCCCTTCGCCATGCCGATGTCCGCCAATGTTGGCGGCGTACCCGAGCTGACGGCGGCCTTCGTGATGATCACCGGACTGGGTGGTGCCATCCTCGGCAGCCTGTTGATCAAGCTGTTGCCGCTGAAATCCGCCCTGGCGCGTGGCGCCCTGTTCGGCATGGGCGCCCATGGCGTCGGTACCAGCAAGGCCTACGAGGTCGGTCTGGAGGAAGGCACCGTGGCCGGGCTGGTCATGGTGCTGGCCGGCCTGAGCAATCTGTTGGGCGCCCAACTGGTGCTCTGGTTGCTGCGCGGCTAG
- a CDS encoding CidA/LrgA family protein — protein MEPWVNRYLRLALELCALGALWGLGTLLANYFAWPVPGGVVGLAMLLLLLAARIVEPEWLQNGVRLLLGEMLLFFIPALLSLLDYGPLLRQEGVRILLAILLSTVLTMVATALTVDFMFRRRGRRDA, from the coding sequence ATGGAGCCCTGGGTGAATAGATATCTGCGCCTGGCTCTGGAGCTGTGCGCGCTGGGCGCGCTGTGGGGACTGGGTACACTGCTGGCGAACTACTTCGCCTGGCCGGTACCAGGTGGTGTAGTGGGCCTTGCCATGCTGCTGCTACTGCTGGCCGCCCGTATCGTCGAGCCGGAGTGGTTGCAGAACGGGGTGCGCCTGCTGCTGGGTGAGATGCTGCTGTTCTTCATTCCGGCCCTGCTGAGTCTGCTCGACTACGGGCCGCTGTTGCGCCAGGAGGGCGTGCGTATCCTGCTGGCCATCCTGCTCAGCACCGTGCTGACCATGGTGGCCACCGCCCTGACCGTGGACTTCATGTTCCGCCGTCGAGGACGTCGCGATGCTTGA
- a CDS encoding flavodoxin — protein sequence MKVALLNGSVYGTAEDIARQVKTRLTAAGHEVWLQPNAELGNLEAFAPDALLAITSTTGMGELPANLEPLYFQLRDRLPPWRGRPGAVLALGDSSYGDTYCGGGELMQELFAELGLRELLPIRRIDASETVTPDEEAAPWIDEVMAALAKDVSS from the coding sequence ATGAAAGTCGCACTGTTGAATGGCTCTGTATATGGCACCGCGGAAGATATCGCGCGGCAGGTGAAGACGCGTCTGACGGCGGCGGGGCATGAGGTCTGGCTCCAGCCGAATGCCGAACTCGGCAATCTGGAGGCCTTTGCGCCGGATGCCCTGCTGGCCATTACCTCGACCACCGGCATGGGCGAACTGCCCGCCAATCTGGAGCCGCTGTATTTTCAATTGCGCGATCGTCTGCCGCCGTGGCGGGGCCGGCCTGGCGCGGTGTTGGCGTTGGGGGATTCCAGCTATGGCGACACCTACTGCGGGGGTGGCGAGCTGATGCAGGAGTTGTTCGCCGAACTGGGGCTGCGCGAGCTGCTGCCCATACGGCGGATCGATGCCAGCGAGACGGTGACGCCGGACGAAGAGGCCGCGCCCTGGATCGATGAAGTCATGGCTGCGTTGGCGAAGGACGTTTCATCGTAA
- a CDS encoding antibiotic biosynthesis monooxygenase produces MNQPVTLMVARRVAAGQYDAFLVWLREGEALATSYPGYLGSGVLTPPPGDNLVQIIFRFACPQTLDAWEHSETRRHWLERGQGLFEAPQARRAQGMDDWFGAGVQAPPRWKQSIAVWLAFFPISLLFNAAFGDYLAHLPLLPRILLSTLILTPVMVCVFIPLITRALKGWLHSASSRAEELRGSAR; encoded by the coding sequence ATGAATCAGCCTGTTACCCTCATGGTCGCGCGGCGCGTCGCGGCCGGCCAATACGATGCCTTCCTGGTCTGGCTACGCGAAGGCGAAGCCCTGGCGACCAGTTATCCCGGCTATCTCGGCTCGGGTGTCCTGACCCCGCCACCGGGTGACAACCTGGTGCAAATCATCTTTCGCTTCGCCTGTCCGCAAACCCTCGACGCCTGGGAACACTCGGAGACGCGACGCCACTGGCTGGAGCGTGGCCAAGGCCTGTTCGAAGCGCCCCAGGCGCGACGTGCCCAGGGCATGGACGACTGGTTCGGTGCCGGCGTGCAAGCCCCGCCGCGCTGGAAGCAGAGCATCGCCGTCTGGCTGGCCTTCTTTCCCATCTCGCTGCTGTTCAATGCCGCCTTCGGTGACTACCTCGCGCATCTGCCGCTGCTGCCGCGCATCCTGCTGAGCACCCTGATCCTCACGCCGGTGATGGTCTGCGTCTTCATTCCATTGATCACCCGCGCGCTCAAGGGCTGGCTGCACAGCGCCTCGTCCAGGGCCGAGGAGCTCAGAGGCAGCGCCCGCTAG
- the folM gene encoding dihydromonapterin reductase, which produces MSAALPLLVTGANRRVGLALTRRLLAEGQPVIAVYRDDPGPLCELEIEAYQVDLAEEQQRDILLQQLHERHGALRGVIHNASVWAEDGLDNLRLLYRLHLEAPYHLNLGLQDLLLAAPRADIIHIGDDSATRGSRNHIGYAATKAALHNLTLSFAEALAPTVRVNTIAPGLLIFKEGADEAYRQATLDKALLDFEPGADPIVDTVLYLLSTAYATGSTFTVNGGRHLRHGRR; this is translated from the coding sequence ATGTCTGCAGCCCTTCCCCTTCTGGTAACCGGCGCCAATCGCCGCGTTGGCTTAGCCCTCACCCGTCGCCTTCTGGCGGAAGGCCAGCCGGTCATCGCGGTCTACCGCGACGATCCGGGTCCGTTGTGCGAGCTGGAGATCGAGGCCTATCAGGTCGATCTGGCCGAGGAACAGCAGCGCGACATCCTGTTGCAACAACTCCATGAACGCCATGGGGCACTGCGCGGGGTGATTCACAACGCCTCGGTCTGGGCGGAAGATGGCCTGGACAATCTGCGCCTGCTCTATCGCCTGCACCTGGAAGCGCCCTACCATCTCAACCTGGGCCTACAGGACCTGCTGCTGGCTGCTCCGCGCGCCGACATCATCCACATCGGCGACGACAGCGCGACGCGTGGCAGCCGCAATCACATCGGTTACGCTGCCACCAAGGCTGCCCTGCACAACCTGACCCTGTCATTCGCCGAAGCCCTGGCGCCCACCGTCAGGGTCAACACCATCGCGCCGGGCCTGCTGATCTTCAAGGAAGGCGCCGACGAAGCCTATCGCCAGGCGACCCTGGACAAGGCTTTGCTGGATTTCGAACCCGGCGCCGATCCCATCGTGGATACCGTGCTCTATCTGCTGTCGACAGCCTATGCGACCGGCAGCACCTTCACCGTCAACGGCGGGCGCCACCTGCGCCATGGCCGTCGCTAG
- a CDS encoding DUF1244 domain-containing protein has translation MTEQDRLELEAAAFRTLVQHLRKRTDVQNIDLMNLSGFCRNCLSKWYKAAADEKGLELSLDDAREVVYGMPYADWKAQYQTEASPAQAAAFQEKQPK, from the coding sequence ATGACCGAACAAGACCGTCTGGAACTGGAGGCTGCCGCCTTCCGCACCCTGGTCCAGCACCTGCGCAAGCGCACCGATGTACAGAATATCGACCTGATGAATCTCTCCGGCTTCTGCCGCAACTGCCTGTCCAAGTGGTACAAGGCCGCTGCCGACGAAAAGGGCCTGGAGCTGAGCCTGGATGACGCGCGCGAAGTCGTCTACGGCATGCCCTATGCCGATTGGAAGGCCCAGTACCAGACCGAGGCCTCTCCCGCCCAGGCCGCTGCCTTCCAGGAGAAGCAGCCCAAATGA
- a CDS encoding HopJ type III effector protein, which produces MSDLSNFRTSLASGNHAFADTLAFVAEHYHYQPTAFHNGGVENAAGQNEGSCKTLGLAKLEGLSDQEALLAFGEHYRSVLETPAGSDHANIRALMAKGLAAVHFQGEPLSRR; this is translated from the coding sequence ATGAGCGACCTGTCCAACTTCCGTACCAGCCTGGCCAGCGGTAACCACGCCTTTGCCGACACCCTGGCGTTCGTGGCCGAGCATTACCACTACCAGCCGACCGCCTTTCACAACGGTGGCGTGGAAAACGCCGCCGGCCAGAACGAGGGCTCATGCAAGACCCTGGGCCTGGCCAAGCTCGAAGGCCTGAGCGATCAGGAAGCCCTGCTGGCCTTCGGCGAGCATTATCGCAGTGTGCTGGAGACCCCTGCAGGCAGCGATCACGCCAATATCCGTGCGCTCATGGCCAAGGGCCTAGCAGCCGTGCACTTCCAGGGAGAGCCCCTGAGTCGTCGCTGA
- the lpxC gene encoding UDP-3-O-acyl-N-acetylglucosamine deacetylase translates to MIRQRTLKNTIRATGVGLHSGEKVYLTLKPAPVDTGIVFRRIDLDPVVEIPAWAENVGETTMSTNLFSESGVKVGTVEHLLSAMAGLGIDNAYVELSAVEVPIMDGSAGPFVFLIQSAGLQEQEAAKQFIRIKREVSVVDGDKRATFVPFDGFKVTFEIDFDHPVVSNRTQKASVDFSSTSFLKEVSRARTFGFMRDLEFLRSHNLALGGSVDNAIVVDEKGVMNEDGLRYEDEFVKHKILDAIGDLYLLGKSLIGEFRGYKSGHAMNNRLLRALLADRDAWEVVTFEDSGLAPISYMRPAAAV, encoded by the coding sequence ATGATTAGACAACGCACCCTCAAGAACACCATTCGCGCCACTGGCGTCGGCCTGCACTCCGGGGAAAAGGTATACCTGACCCTGAAGCCGGCTCCGGTCGATACGGGGATCGTGTTCCGTCGCATCGATCTCGATCCGGTCGTGGAAATCCCGGCCTGGGCTGAGAACGTGGGTGAAACCACCATGTCGACCAACCTGTTCAGCGAAAGCGGCGTCAAGGTCGGCACCGTTGAGCACCTGCTGTCTGCCATGGCCGGCCTGGGCATCGACAACGCCTACGTCGAGCTGTCTGCAGTCGAAGTGCCGATCATGGACGGTAGCGCTGGTCCCTTCGTCTTCTTGATCCAGTCCGCCGGTCTGCAAGAGCAGGAAGCGGCCAAGCAGTTCATCCGTATCAAGCGTGAAGTGAGCGTCGTCGACGGTGACAAGCGCGCTACCTTCGTGCCCTTCGATGGCTTCAAGGTGACCTTCGAAATCGATTTCGATCATCCGGTGGTCAGCAACCGCACTCAGAAAGCCTCGGTGGACTTCTCGAGCACCTCCTTCCTCAAGGAAGTCAGTCGTGCCCGTACCTTCGGCTTCATGCGCGACCTGGAATTCCTGCGCTCGCACAACCTGGCCCTGGGTGGCAGCGTCGACAACGCCATCGTGGTGGACGAGAAGGGTGTGATGAACGAAGACGGTCTCCGCTACGAGGACGAATTCGTCAAGCACAAGATCCTCGACGCCATCGGCGATCTCTATCTGCTCGGCAAGAGCCTCATTGGCGAATTCCGCGGCTACAAGTCCGGTCACGCCATGAACAATCGCCTGCTGCGTGCGCTGCTGGCCGATCGCGATGCCTGGGAAGTGGTGACCTTCGAAGACTCAGGTCTGGCACCCATTTCCTATATGAGACCTGCGGCTGCCGTCTGA